From Penicillium psychrofluorescens genome assembly, chromosome: 1, one genomic window encodes:
- a CDS encoding uncharacterized protein (ID:PFLUO_001515-T1.cds;~source:funannotate) yields the protein MPFIDSNPSSPSGATKDGVSFEKLVQDLSAALGSSSGLDSDDVDPVDIQKLMDGYVSNEAEWGPYALGDISRTYTRNLIDEGNGKSNLILKGKLQETLYSWPDKEKIEHGQTSPPQITKETNFGENQVTYMSDKLGLHRISNPDPDNFAISLHLYTPPNAAIHGFCLYDEKTGKAKHIKQSNFYSFRGLRYKDENGA from the exons ATGCCATTCATCGACAGCAATCCCAGCTCACCATCTGGCGCCACCAAAGATGGTGTTTCTTTCGAGAAGCTGGTGCAAGATCTCAGCGCCGCACTGGGATCAAGTTCGGGGCTCGACTCGGACGATGTCGACCCGGTGGACATCCAAAAGCTGATGGATGGATATGTCTCCAACGAAGCAGAATGGGGCCCTTATGCTTTGGGTGATATCAGCCGGACGTACACACGGAACTTGATTGACGAGGGGAATGGTAAAAGCAATCTG ATTCTCAAGGGCAAGCTCCAGGAAACCCTATACTCGTGGCCagacaaggagaagatcgagcacGGACAGACCTCGCCGCCGCAGATCACGAAAGAGACCAATTTTGGCGAGAACCAAGTTACCTACATGTCTGACAAG CTTGGTCTCCACCGGATCTCCAATCCTGACCCTGATAATTTTGCCATCTCGTTGCACC TGTATACCCCTCCAAACGCCGCAATTCACGGCTTCTGTCTCTACGACGAAAAGACCGGCAAAGCAAAGCACATCAAGCAGAGCAACTTCTACTCCTTCCGCGGTCTACGCTACAAGGACGAAAATGGAGCCTAG
- a CDS encoding uncharacterized protein (ID:PFLUO_001516-T1.cds;~source:funannotate) codes for MSKDTELFQPPPSYPEAPRNMYYQVPVTRPEPQKLAQLFPWEGRAPKPTRVFAEESPRPEVSSSNPVPELGTGSTRSAMEPSLSPQSATQASESWGSYTRSNAWDEDPDIQRYMQSMQQARRGSTQVISGSGSSPPTTATDHIPVPASSRPSIKLTDFPTEVERPSLPVTPAPIRRSFFGEEDEDDGDTGMALPNAEGVPNQEDWNPLVRLEELRRRQSEVLADPEHSLSGLVAWASRADQAGAGPEGGRRSEADDGGK; via the exons ATGTCGAAAGATACCGAGCTCTTCCAGCCTCCTCCATCGTACCCAGAAGCCCCGAGGAATATGTACTACCAAGTGCCTGTGACTAGACCAGAACCACAAAAGCTCGCACAGCTGTTCCCCTGGGAGGGCCGCGCACCGAAACCGACCCGCGTTTTTGCGGAGGAGTCTCCACGCCCTGAAGTTTCATCTTCAAACCCAGTCCCTGAGCTAGGCACTGGCTCAACAAGGTCTGCTATGGAGCCCTCACTGTCCCCTCAATCCGCGACGCAAGCGTCCGAAAGCTGGGGCTCATACACTCGCTCCAACGCGTGGGACGAGGACCCGGATATCCAGCGGTACATGCAATCAATGCAACAAGCGCGCCGCGGCTCAACACAAGTGATATCAGGCTCCGGATCTAGTCCACCCACCACAGCAACGGATCATATCCCCGTCCCAgcatccagcagacccagcATCAAGCTCACCGACTTCCCCACCGAAGTCGAACGCCCCAGTCTACCCGTAACACCCGCGCCAATCCGCCGCTCCTTTttcggcgaagaagatgaagatgacgggGATACCGGCATGGCCCTGCCGAATGCGGAGGGCGTCCCTAACCAGGAGGACTGG AATCCCCTCGTCCggctcgaggagctgcgccgccggcAGTCCGAGGTTCTCGCTGATCCAGAGCATTCGCTTAGTGGGCTTGTTGCCTGGGCAAGTCGTGCAGATCAAGCAGGTGCTGGTCCGGAGGGTGGGAGGAGGAGTGAGGCCGATGATGGGGGTAAGTAG
- a CDS encoding uncharacterized protein (ID:PFLUO_001517-T1.cds;~source:funannotate), producing MVLAHSLRDNGTKAKLVALFTPSTLQEATVNELRTVYDELVPVHSIANSTPANLWLMDRPDLITTFTKIELWRLTQYRHIVYIDCDVVAMRAPDELLSLEANFAAAPDVGWPDCFNSGVMALRPNLQDYYALKALAERGISFDGADQGLLNMHFKNWHRLSFTYNCTPSANYQYIPAYKHFQSTISLIHFIGAQKPWTLPRQVAPLESPYNQLLAHWWGIYDKHYRPPFVSLAAVMCLLRRCGQAPDQSRELAVLQADLLYFGMSGQSHIRFILQMSPPVFITKPLETAQPR from the exons ATGGTCCTGGCCCATTCCTTGCGTGACAATGGCACCAAGGCGAAGCTGGTGGCGCTTTTCACTCCGAGTACACTACAGGAAGCGACGGTCAATGAACTAAGG ACGGTCTACGATGAACTGGTCCCAGTGCACTCAATAGCGAACAGCACGCCCGCCAATCTCTGGCTCATGGATCGTCCCGACCTGATCACGACATTCACTAAGATTGAGCTCTGGCGACTGACCCAGTATCGTCACATTGTGTATATCGACTGCGATGTCGTGGCTATGCGAGCCCCCGACGAGCTTCTGTCTCTGGAAGCAAACTTTGCCGCTGCACCGGACGTCGGCTGGCCGGATTGCTTCAATAGCGGAGTCATGGCTCTCCGACCCAACTTGCAGGACTACTATGCCCTGAAGGCGCTCGCTGAGCGAGGCATCAGCTTCGATGGCGCTGACCAAGGACTGCTTAATATGCACTTCAAGAACTGGCACCGATTGAGCTTTACATATAACTGTACCCCGAGCGCTAATTACCAGTATATCCCGGCCTACAAGCATTTCCAGAGCACCATCAGTCTGATCCACTTCATTGGCGCCCAGAAGCCGTGGACCTTGCCCAGACAGGTGGCTCCGCTTGAGTCGCCATATAATCAGCTTCTGGCCCATTGGTGGGGTATCTACGACAAGCATTACCGCCCGCCTTTTGTCAGTTTG GCGGCCGTCATGTGTCTGCTGCGGAGATGCGGACAGGCACCGGACCAGTCAAGAGAACTCGCCGTCCTACAAGCGGACTTGCTCTATTTCGGGATGAGTGGCCAGAGCCACATCAGGTTCATTCTCCAGATGTCCCCGCCAGTTTTCATCACGAAGCCCCTGGAGACAGCACAGCCCCGATAG
- a CDS encoding uncharacterized protein (ID:PFLUO_001518-T1.cds;~source:funannotate) — protein sequence MGSFVTRSLTWAAALAYGFFTVVLYGCIAIKQGTFFQRASEKEKLELELARDRLWNLSKDWSGLSHHMITLRSSFKFHFVSNDTPATPAALKSSKPLVILVHGFPDSWAVWRQLISSPSLQKTATLVAIDLPGYGGTDDLDTYSATNVYEKVTELIVALRVQYGVDQGEESNKKKVIVVGHDWGCLVSMRLAAEAPSLAHRFILTNGPLVHLAESNIRRLLSSSLKMFKTALRSPLQSRTPLVQAFRSLGPLFRQLVLSGYIFAFQLPFPIVEYFMLGGNYSLMKGIHKASTGNAELTSVDAAESMASGMGPSAAESRTETASGDTYPATLRDKHVYTALNHKVSYYRDGAAIQRWQKSLETITSLHSLGGGHDLRRTSSGTGLFDEEAPGVLQASSTIIWGQKDIALDPHICLDGIADYLVTGSQVVMLPESGHWTPVETESRAAIEKAIEWAALGEKQDVGVAIQAAYPSAKVTVRR from the exons ATGGGGAGCTTCGTGACCCGCTCTCTCACCTGGGCCGCTGCCCTTGCCTATGGCTTCTTCACGGTAGTGCTCTACGGCTGCATTGCTATCAAGCAGGGGACCTTCTTCCAGCGGGCATCAGAGAAAGAGAAGTTGGAGCTTGAACTTG CTCGTGATCGACTCTGGAACCTCTCTAAAGACTGGTCTGGCCTGTCTCACCACATGATAACCCTCCGCAGCAGCTTCAAATTCCATTTCGTTAGCAACGACACCCCGGCCACGCCCGCCGCCTTGAAATCCTCCAAGCCTTTGGTCATCCTCGTGCATGGCTTCCCCGATAGCTGGGCGGTATGGCGACAACTCATAAGCTCGCCCTCTCtgcagaagacggcgacTCTTGTTGCCATTGATCTGCCGGGCTATGGAGGCACCGATGATCTGGACACGTACTCGGCGACGAATGTCTATGAAAAAGTGACGGAGCTCATTGTGGCGCTGCGGGTTCAATATGGGGTGGATCAAGGCGAGGAgagcaacaagaagaaggttaTTGTCGTTGGGCATGATTGGGGATGCCTGGTGTCTATGCGGCTTGCTGCTGAGGCGCCGTCCCTGGCCCATCGATTCATCCTGACCAATGGGCCATTG GTGCATTTGGCTGAATCCAATATCCGCCGCTTGCTCTCCTCGTCCCTCAAGATGTTCAAGACCGCCTTGCGCTCTCCTCTCCAATCCCGCACCCCGCTAGTCCAAGCATTTCGCTCCCTGGGCCCCTTGTTCCGCCAGCTGGTTCTGTCCGGATACATTTTCGCATTCCAATTGCCTTTCCCCATTGTCGAGTACTTCATGCTCGGCGGCAATTACTCCCTGATGAAGGGCATCCACAAAGCATCCACTGGCAACGCCGAACTCACTTCGGTCGACGCAGCCGAGTCCATGGCCAGCGGCATGGGCCCCTCCGCCGCAGAGAGCCGGACCGAGACCGCATCGGGGGATACATACCCGGCTACCCTCCGCGACAAGCACGTATACACGGCGCTGAACCACAAGGTGAGTTATTACCGCGACGGTGCGGCCATTCAGCGCTGGCAGAAATCCCTCGAGACCATCACCAGCTTGCACAGTCTTGGGGGAGGGCACGATCTGCGCCGGACCAGCAGCGGAACCGGTCTCTTTGACGAGGAGGCTCCCGGAGTGCTCCAGGCCAGCTCGACGATCATCTGGGGCCAGAAGGACATTGCGCTCGACCCACACATCTGTCTCGATGGCATTGCCGACTACCTGGTGACTGGTAGCCAGGTCGTGATGCTCCCGGAGTCGGGCCATTGGACCCCCGTTGAGACGGAGAGCCGTGCggccatcgagaaggccatcgagTGGGCTGCTctgggcgagaagcaggaTGTTGGGGTTGCTATTCAGGCGGCGTACCCAAGTGCCAAGGTGACTGTTCGTCGATGA
- a CDS encoding uncharacterized protein (ID:PFLUO_001519-T1.cds;~source:funannotate), translated as MRKQRLVFLLTIVVLVCFTFVLLRPSQPSAPPIDLPPPEPIQHPPVHAGQTSFPPEQGHPISRLIQNAQQSFDDVRFHQSKTLAEAVKEYERRYKMHPPPHFDKWFEFAKSKGVQLVDEFDSIYHSLLPFWGLPPGTIRARAREALGFDNAVIGVLIRDGKVSFTDGGGDDRKWQRDTTVGMMAQFVKYLPDMDLVFNMHDEPRVVIPTEDLQRLVQKAKDQVIPAAFTSTSPTNSWSTRASDLNKGDRIDEVRTTRFNRFAHQPTWTHSRNSCPADSPARSLEEDPMDEVGSYAHGELGFIYNTTAFSDICHTPSLRNTYGFFDRPNAFDIVHDLFPIFSQSKISSFQDILYPSPWYFADKVSYEERKDIAWEAKSDRMYWRGSTTGGFSRAGGWRRQHRQQFVDTISPFGSAKILARQEGNQWASQEVSRDTYRDLFDVKFTFVGQCDPEDCHAQTEYFDIVKAAGQQDAWAYKFLVDVDGNAFSGRFYAFLLSNSFVYKIAIFREWHDEWLKPWVHYVPLSLKGDEYVESMRYFAQEDDGKRAAPQIATQGQRWAQQVLRKEDLEVWFFRLLLE; from the coding sequence GCGCCACCCATCGACCTCCCTCCGCCCGAACCTATTCAACACCCTCCCGTCCATGCCGGCCAGACCTCATTCCCGCCCGAGCAGGGCCACCCCATCAGCCGTCTGATCCAGAACGCGCAGCAGTCTTTTGACGATGTGCGCTTCCACCAATCCAAGaccctggccgaggccgtgAAGGAGTACGAGCGCCGCTACAAGATGCACCCGCCACCACACTTCGACAAGTGGTTCGAGTTTGCCAAATCCAAGGGCGTCCAGCTTGTCGACGAATTCGACTCCATCTACCATTCCCTCCTACCCTTCTGGGGTCTCCCGCCCGGAACGATTCGCGCACGCGCACGAGAGGCCTTGGGGTTCGACAATGCGGTGATTGGCGTCTTGATTCGCGACGGCAAGGTCTCCTTCACGGACGGTGGCGGTGACGATCGCAAGTGGCAGCGCGACACCACGGTCGGCATGATGGCACAGTTTGTCAAGTACCTCCCGgacatggatctggtctTCAACATGCACGACGAGCCACGTGTGGTCATCCCCACGGAGGATCTTCAGCGGCTGGTGCAGAAGGCCAAGGACCAGGTGATTCCCGCCGCCTTCACGAGCACGTCTCCCACCAATTCGTGGTCTACTCGGGCTTCCGATCTCAACAAGGGCGATCGCATTGACGAGGTGCGCACTACCCGCTTCAATCGATTTGCGCACCAGCCGACCTGGACACACTCGCGCAACTCCTGCCCCGCGGATAGTCCCGCACGCTcgctcgaggaagatccCATGGACGAAGTCGGGTCTTACGCGCACGGCGAGCTGGGATTTATTTACAACACCACGGCCTTCTCCGATATCTGTCACACCCCGTCCCTTCGCAACACCTACGGATTCTTTGACCGACCCAATGCGTTTGATATCGTCCACGACTTGTTTCCTATCTTCTCACAAAGCAAAATTTCCAGTTTCCAGGACATTCTCTACCCGAGTCCCTGGTACTTCGCCGACAAAGTGTCGTACGAAGAGCGCAAGGATATCGCCTGGGAGGCTAAATCGGACCGGATGTACTGGCGCGGCTCGACGACCGGCGGTTTTTCGCGTGCCGGCGGCTGGCGTCGTCAGCACCGACAGCAGTTTGTCGACACGATTAGCCCCTTTGGCTCGGCCAAGATCCTTGCCCGACAGGAGGGCAACCAGTGGGCGTCGCAGGAGGTCAGCCGGGACACGTACCGCGATCTGTTTGATGTCAAGTTTACCTTCGTCGGGCAGTGCGATCCCGAGGACTGCCATGCCCAGACGGAATACTTTGACATAGTGAAAGCGGCCGGGCAGCAGGATGCCTGGGCCTATAAATTCCTGGTCGATGTGGACGGCAATGCGTTCAGTGGCCGGTTCTACGCGTTCCTGCTCAGCAACAGCTTCGTCTACAAGATTGCCATCTTCCGCGAGTGGCACGATGAGTGGCTCAAACCATGGGTGCACTATGTGCCCCTGAGCCTGAAGGGGGACGAATACGTGGAGAGCATGCGGTATTTCGCCCAGGAGGACGACGGCAAGAGGGCTGCGCCTCAGATTGCGACCCAGGGTCAGCGCTGGGCGCAACAAGTGCTCCGTAAAGAAGATTTGGAGGTTTGGTTCTTCCGGCTACTCCTCGAGTAA